A stretch of Candidatus Eremiobacteraceae bacterium DNA encodes these proteins:
- a CDS encoding cytochrome c oxidase subunit II, with protein sequence MHIHRSEKVWLVCGVVALVVFLAIIGGAAISDGIVPPSHIETIDPTKVAQTPPFDHPGLRRTGPHTMEAYVVAHIFSFTPDAMKIPVGTKVTFYATSPDVVHGFFITDTAVNMMVIPGWVSSATHTFTKRGSYLLLCNEYCGAGHQYMYGTIDVK encoded by the coding sequence GTGCACATCCACCGATCCGAGAAGGTCTGGCTCGTCTGCGGTGTCGTCGCGCTTGTCGTCTTTCTCGCGATCATCGGCGGTGCGGCGATATCCGACGGTATCGTTCCGCCGAGCCACATCGAGACGATCGATCCGACGAAGGTCGCGCAGACGCCTCCCTTCGACCATCCAGGCTTGCGCCGCACCGGACCGCACACGATGGAAGCGTACGTCGTCGCGCACATCTTCTCGTTCACGCCGGACGCCATGAAAATACCGGTTGGGACGAAAGTGACGTTCTACGCCACCAGTCCCGACGTCGTCCACGGCTTTTTCATCACGGACACCGCAGTCAATATGATGGTCATCCCGGGCTGGGTGAGCTCCGCGACGCATACGTTCACGAAGCGCGGGAGCTATCTGCTGCTTTGCAACGAGTATTGCGGCGCGGGCCATCAATATATGTACGGGACAATCGACGTCAAATGA
- a CDS encoding aldehyde dehydrogenase family protein, with amino-acid sequence MATTIAPKHDDLLRGLRQSGGVCLMFIDGAFSAASDGGTRKLINPASGEVSAIVAEGTKDDAERAIRAAREAFDHGPWSDTHAQDRAKLLFKLADKIDEHFTDLSRLETLNNGKPVRETEYDVTDAANCFRYYAGLATKPHGETFDVPAPSQTFVVREPIGVCGQIIPWNYPLLMGAWKLAPALAAGNVCILKPSELTPLTALLLATLIEEVGFPKNVVQIVLGSGPVVGQHIAESPLVDKIAFTGGTKTGRAIMLASTGNLKKVTLELGGKSPNVVFADADFDTAVDYALFGIYANSGQVCSAGSRLIVEESLHDKLVSKIVERAGKIRVGDGFDPETEMGPIVTRAHQEKVEAYIALGKQEGATLACGGGRLPGELGEKGNFIMPTVFTNTRRDMRIVQEEIFGPVLVVQTFKDEAEAIALANDTIYGLAGAVFTNDIAKAHRVIRKMRAGITWINTYHPTYNEAPWGGYKQSGSGRELGTYGYDSYTEVKQINVNLDVVPSGWFSE; translated from the coding sequence ATGGCGACGACGATCGCACCGAAACACGATGATCTGCTCCGCGGCCTGCGGCAATCCGGCGGCGTTTGTCTCATGTTCATCGATGGCGCCTTCTCGGCGGCTTCGGACGGAGGCACGCGCAAGCTCATCAACCCGGCGAGCGGCGAGGTGAGCGCAATCGTCGCCGAAGGTACGAAGGACGATGCCGAGCGGGCGATCCGCGCGGCGCGCGAAGCATTCGACCACGGACCGTGGTCCGACACCCACGCTCAAGATCGAGCGAAGCTGCTCTTCAAGCTCGCCGACAAGATCGACGAGCACTTCACCGACCTATCACGGCTCGAGACGCTCAACAACGGCAAGCCCGTCCGCGAGACCGAGTACGACGTCACCGATGCGGCGAATTGCTTCCGCTACTACGCCGGCCTCGCGACGAAGCCGCACGGCGAGACCTTTGACGTGCCGGCGCCGTCGCAGACCTTCGTCGTGCGCGAGCCGATCGGCGTGTGCGGTCAGATAATCCCGTGGAACTACCCGCTACTTATGGGCGCGTGGAAATTGGCGCCCGCGCTCGCCGCCGGCAACGTGTGCATCCTCAAGCCGTCGGAGCTCACGCCGCTCACGGCGCTCCTGCTCGCCACGCTCATCGAAGAGGTCGGGTTTCCGAAGAACGTCGTCCAGATCGTGCTCGGCTCCGGGCCGGTCGTCGGGCAGCACATCGCCGAGAGCCCGCTCGTCGACAAGATCGCGTTCACCGGCGGCACCAAGACCGGGCGCGCGATCATGCTCGCGTCGACCGGTAATCTTAAGAAAGTCACGCTCGAGCTCGGCGGTAAGTCGCCGAACGTCGTGTTCGCGGACGCGGATTTCGACACGGCCGTCGACTACGCGCTTTTCGGCATATATGCGAACTCCGGTCAGGTCTGTTCGGCGGGGTCCCGGCTGATCGTCGAAGAGTCGCTTCACGACAAGCTGGTCTCGAAGATCGTCGAGCGAGCGGGCAAGATCCGCGTCGGCGACGGTTTCGATCCGGAGACGGAGATGGGTCCGATCGTCACCCGCGCGCATCAGGAGAAGGTCGAGGCGTATATCGCGCTCGGCAAACAAGAGGGCGCGACCCTCGCGTGCGGTGGCGGCCGCTTGCCCGGCGAGCTCGGCGAGAAGGGCAACTTCATCATGCCGACGGTCTTCACGAATACGCGCCGCGACATGCGCATCGTCCAGGAGGAGATCTTCGGTCCGGTCCTCGTCGTGCAGACGTTCAAAGATGAAGCCGAGGCGATCGCGCTTGCGAACGATACGATCTACGGCTTGGCGGGCGCCGTGTTCACGAACGACATAGCGAAGGCGCACCGCGTCATCCGCAAGATGCGAGCCGGCATAACGTGGATCAACACGTATCACCCGACCTACAACGAAGCCCCGTGGGGCGGCTACAAGCAATCCGGGTCGGGTCGCGAGCTCGGTACCTACGGTTACGACTCGTACACCGAAGTAAAGCAGATCAACGTCAACCTCGACGTCGTTCCGAGCGGCTGGTTCTCCGAGTAA
- a CDS encoding universal stress protein, whose translation MSMFKMILVPVDGSAPSDAAVALAVRLARDQDAKVVFTHVCEVAKIAAMMSAPAVSIDPSYALEAEREAGEAALQDAVDRAKGGGIDANSCIEEGSCVDTILTVARQHKADLIVIGSHGRSGLARALLGSIAEGVLRHSKVPVLVTRASETVTVGQREMWGFSVT comes from the coding sequence ATGTCCATGTTCAAAATGATCCTCGTCCCCGTCGATGGCTCCGCTCCCTCGGATGCCGCCGTCGCGTTGGCGGTGCGCCTCGCCCGGGATCAGGACGCAAAGGTCGTCTTCACGCACGTATGCGAGGTGGCGAAGATCGCCGCGATGATGTCCGCTCCGGCGGTCAGCATCGATCCGTCGTACGCGCTCGAAGCGGAACGCGAGGCCGGAGAGGCGGCTCTGCAGGACGCGGTCGATCGGGCCAAGGGCGGCGGAATCGACGCAAATAGCTGCATCGAAGAAGGCTCGTGCGTCGATACCATCCTCACCGTCGCACGCCAACACAAAGCGGACCTCATCGTGATAGGAAGCCACGGCCGTAGTGGTCTCGCACGTGCTTTGCTCGGCAGCATCGCGGAAGGCGTGCTGCGGCACTCGAAGGTACCGGTGCTTGTGACACGAGCGAGCGAGACGGTGACGGTCGGTCAGCGCGAGATGTGGGGCTTCTCAGTCACATAG
- a CDS encoding HAMP domain-containing sensor histidine kinase: protein MSDRARPDEVIHDIRNRLAVARANVEAFIDGKLKATPDRLKVVLQALDQLGALLNDIRAAQVAALQVRLVEIDVCELLDREYHAIEPVAADRGIAVSISRCPVPLTACKRFIADPVRIAQIVSNVLLNAVRYTPRGGVVAIDCMHEADRLQITISDSGPGVRDEERDKIFLPGVRGSAGTEARGSGHGLAIAKEFVEAHGGTIDVSSNDKKGARFTIRLPGTLVAGAASESCRHCAAGPRSSM from the coding sequence TTGAGCGACCGCGCGCGTCCCGATGAGGTCATCCACGACATCCGCAATCGGCTCGCGGTGGCGCGTGCGAACGTCGAGGCGTTTATCGACGGCAAGCTCAAAGCGACCCCAGATCGCCTGAAAGTCGTGCTCCAGGCGCTTGACCAGCTGGGGGCACTGCTGAACGACATCAGGGCCGCCCAAGTCGCCGCACTCCAAGTCCGCCTCGTCGAGATCGACGTATGTGAGCTTCTCGACCGAGAGTATCATGCCATCGAGCCTGTCGCCGCTGATCGAGGTATCGCCGTGTCGATCTCGCGATGCCCGGTTCCGCTGACAGCGTGCAAGCGCTTCATCGCCGATCCTGTGCGCATCGCGCAAATCGTCTCGAATGTGCTCCTCAACGCGGTGCGATACACTCCTCGGGGCGGTGTGGTGGCGATCGATTGCATGCACGAAGCCGATCGATTGCAGATCACGATCTCCGACTCCGGACCGGGCGTTCGCGACGAAGAACGCGACAAGATCTTCTTGCCGGGAGTTCGCGGAAGCGCTGGAACGGAAGCGCGCGGCAGCGGTCACGGCTTGGCGATCGCGAAGGAATTCGTCGAAGCGCACGGCGGCACGATCGATGTTTCGTCAAACGACAAGAAAGGCGCTCGCTTCACGATCCGTCTTCCTGGAACGCTCGTCGCCGGCGCGGCATCCGAAAGCTGCCGCCACTGCGCGGCGGGTCCTCGATCAAGCATGTGA
- a CDS encoding cupredoxin domain-containing protein has product MRTSLNRIGIGLAVAAVLAAAVSLMPATSSAHPSIDIAVANWKFTPDKITIPVGEPTTLRMTTTSGVHGIKSDELGIPMTTIPNGKVIEVTFTPAKAGTYVLHCQIFCGPGHPNMALTIVVTP; this is encoded by the coding sequence ATGCGCACATCGCTCAATCGTATCGGAATCGGCCTCGCAGTTGCCGCTGTCCTGGCTGCGGCCGTGTCCCTGATGCCCGCGACCTCGTCGGCCCATCCTTCCATAGACATCGCGGTCGCGAACTGGAAGTTCACTCCGGATAAGATCACGATTCCGGTCGGCGAACCGACGACGCTCCGAATGACGACGACATCCGGCGTCCACGGGATCAAGTCCGACGAGCTCGGCATCCCGATGACGACGATTCCGAACGGCAAAGTCATCGAAGTGACGTTCACGCCGGCGAAGGCGGGCACGTACGTCCTGCACTGCCAGATCTTCTGTGGACCCGGCCATCCCAATATGGCCCTGACGATCGTCGTAACGCCATGA
- a CDS encoding DUF885 domain-containing protein codes for MRLPAAILFTLALVAVPIVAGASPAYDELQGLAKDMTFTTARLHPMQATSLGIAGYDGQLEVPSEESRSAEIALIVSWQNRLAKIETDNKGAMTLVERDDAQLLAAQLTGQLRQFTVYEADRKDYAAAANSVVGAIFTQFQHLPIAGQRGATSTDVVRAWDDITSRLSKAPAYIVAANAMVMHPGHLQGITGSQELAGVPDFFDGPLTDAAKAQIPAADFARFTAARDRALVAISATKKYIDMHVGRWPENFAIGRTAYDAMLRDEQLLPVDANDVERMGYDELSHGWGVQMWLDHLSQQSGVPFGPRSGGGLAPGGPALISYYRDRIAELRHYVIANDVVTVPSWLGQIQVVETPKFLQPVSPGASMNPPRLFSSETDGFYYITPPTSLADAAKRLDANEDFDRDRIWSTGAHEAMPGHFLQLSIAKRNPDFVRKIQGSGVFAEGWAFYGEEMFVQLGMYGNDLDGRMYTAQWERVRGARAVIDAELATGEWSYRRASDYFAQQAGFTKGAADAEVAGIALNPGYVIAYTVGRSQLELLESQYLLKEGAKASMLDFHDRLLCYGTTPLAIVGPELMADLSKPLSQVRAAARY; via the coding sequence ATGCGCCTACCGGCCGCCATCCTTTTTACGCTCGCTCTCGTAGCGGTACCGATCGTCGCCGGCGCATCGCCTGCGTACGATGAGCTCCAAGGCCTCGCGAAAGACATGACCTTCACGACGGCGCGCCTGCATCCGATGCAAGCGACATCGCTCGGCATCGCCGGCTACGATGGTCAGCTCGAAGTCCCGTCCGAGGAGTCGCGGTCTGCCGAGATAGCCCTCATCGTCTCATGGCAGAACCGCCTCGCGAAGATCGAGACCGACAACAAGGGAGCGATGACGCTCGTCGAGCGCGACGACGCGCAGCTCCTCGCGGCGCAGTTGACGGGGCAGTTGCGGCAGTTCACGGTCTACGAAGCCGACCGCAAAGACTATGCCGCGGCTGCCAACTCGGTGGTCGGTGCGATCTTCACGCAGTTCCAACATCTGCCGATCGCCGGTCAACGCGGTGCGACATCGACGGACGTCGTGCGCGCATGGGACGATATAACGTCACGGCTCTCGAAGGCGCCCGCGTATATCGTCGCGGCGAACGCGATGGTGATGCATCCGGGTCATTTGCAGGGCATCACCGGTAGCCAGGAACTCGCCGGCGTTCCAGATTTCTTCGACGGACCGCTTACGGACGCGGCAAAGGCGCAGATACCCGCCGCCGATTTCGCTCGTTTCACCGCCGCTCGCGATCGCGCGCTCGTAGCGATTTCGGCGACGAAGAAATATATCGACATGCACGTGGGCAGGTGGCCGGAAAACTTCGCGATCGGACGGACCGCGTACGATGCGATGCTTCGCGACGAACAACTCCTCCCGGTCGACGCGAACGATGTCGAGCGCATGGGCTACGACGAGCTTTCGCACGGCTGGGGCGTCCAAATGTGGCTCGACCATCTTTCGCAGCAGTCGGGAGTCCCGTTCGGCCCGCGATCCGGCGGCGGTCTCGCGCCCGGCGGCCCGGCGCTCATCTCGTACTACCGCGATCGGATCGCCGAGCTGCGCCACTACGTCATCGCGAACGATGTCGTGACGGTGCCTTCGTGGCTGGGGCAGATCCAAGTCGTCGAGACGCCGAAATTCTTGCAGCCGGTGTCGCCCGGTGCCTCGATGAATCCGCCGCGCCTCTTCTCGAGCGAGACGGATGGCTTCTATTATATAACCCCGCCGACGTCGCTCGCAGACGCCGCCAAGCGCCTCGACGCGAATGAGGATTTCGACCGTGACCGCATCTGGTCGACGGGCGCGCACGAAGCGATGCCCGGTCACTTCTTGCAGCTGTCGATCGCGAAGCGCAATCCGGATTTCGTCCGCAAGATCCAGGGAAGCGGTGTCTTCGCCGAAGGCTGGGCGTTCTATGGCGAAGAGATGTTCGTCCAACTCGGCATGTACGGCAACGACCTCGACGGCCGGATGTACACCGCTCAGTGGGAGCGCGTTCGCGGCGCTCGTGCCGTCATCGACGCCGAACTCGCGACCGGCGAGTGGAGCTACCGCCGCGCATCCGACTACTTCGCGCAGCAAGCCGGCTTCACGAAAGGCGCGGCCGACGCCGAAGTCGCCGGCATCGCGCTCAACCCCGGCTATGTGATCGCCTATACGGTCGGCCGCAGCCAGCTCGAGCTGCTCGAATCGCAATATCTATTGAAGGAAGGCGCAAAGGCGTCGATGCTCGACTTCCATGACAGGCTTTTGTGCTACGGCACGACGCCGCTCGCGATCGTCGGCCCCGAGCTCATGGCCGACCTGAGCAAGCCGCTCTCGCAAGTCCGCGCCGCCGCCCGCTACTAG
- a CDS encoding amino acid permease, with protein sequence MIRRLFAVQPLDRVRPEEEGKPQLRRALGVWGLIGIGLGTMLGGIFPTAGVGAQAAGSGVITGFLLSGIACVFVALCYAEFASMVPVAGSAYTYAYATLGEVIAWIIGWDLILEYGISAAPVAASFSGYFQELLSYFHISLPEWLQSGQIDWSHLGQSHIDVVAALTVLVVSGLLALGIRESAGTNAAFVIIQIITFVLFAIACIGFFHPSHFTGFAPLGVHSVVQSAALVFFAYIGFDTVTVASEEAKNPQRDVPRAVVGSLAIGAVIFIALEALTIGVVPIGKIDANAAMSQAVRMAGNNPFFLYAVTIGALAGNISVMITSLLGQARIFYVMSRDRMLPPGVAEIHPRFHTPARTTLITGVAVALFALLFPLDQLLFMVNVGTLWAFAIVSIGVVVLRYVAPNAKRPFKAPAGVLVGLLGFGLCIYMMTGLGTPTWIRYIVWFVIGIAIYAWYGYRHSMLRDKSLTYVDEIAKGKA encoded by the coding sequence TTGATCAGACGTCTTTTCGCGGTCCAGCCGCTCGATCGCGTCCGCCCCGAAGAAGAGGGCAAGCCTCAACTGCGCCGCGCGCTCGGCGTGTGGGGACTCATCGGGATCGGCCTCGGCACGATGCTCGGCGGCATCTTCCCGACCGCCGGCGTCGGCGCGCAAGCCGCCGGGTCGGGCGTCATCACCGGTTTCCTGCTCTCCGGCATCGCGTGCGTGTTCGTCGCGCTCTGCTACGCGGAGTTCGCATCGATGGTCCCCGTCGCAGGCAGCGCATACACGTATGCGTACGCGACGCTCGGCGAGGTCATCGCGTGGATCATCGGCTGGGACCTCATCCTCGAGTACGGCATCTCCGCCGCGCCGGTCGCGGCGTCGTTCTCCGGCTATTTCCAAGAGTTGCTCAGCTACTTCCACATCAGCCTGCCCGAATGGCTGCAGAGCGGGCAGATCGACTGGTCCCATCTCGGACAGTCGCACATCGACGTCGTCGCGGCGCTGACGGTCCTCGTCGTCAGCGGTCTGCTGGCGCTGGGCATCCGCGAGTCGGCCGGTACGAACGCCGCATTCGTCATCATCCAGATCATCACGTTCGTCTTGTTCGCGATCGCGTGCATCGGATTTTTCCACCCGTCGCATTTCACCGGCTTCGCACCGCTCGGCGTGCACTCGGTCGTGCAATCCGCCGCACTCGTCTTTTTCGCGTACATCGGATTCGACACGGTGACCGTCGCCTCGGAGGAGGCCAAGAACCCGCAACGAGACGTCCCCCGCGCCGTCGTCGGGTCGCTCGCGATCGGCGCGGTCATCTTCATCGCGCTCGAAGCGCTGACCATCGGCGTCGTACCGATCGGTAAGATCGATGCCAACGCGGCGATGAGTCAAGCGGTCCGCATGGCCGGGAACAACCCGTTCTTCTTGTACGCGGTCACGATCGGCGCGCTCGCCGGCAATATCAGCGTCATGATCACGTCTCTGCTCGGCCAGGCGCGCATCTTCTACGTCATGTCGCGCGACCGCATGCTGCCGCCCGGCGTGGCCGAGATCCATCCGCGCTTTCACACGCCGGCTCGGACGACGCTGATCACGGGCGTCGCCGTCGCGCTCTTCGCGCTGCTATTCCCGCTCGATCAGCTGCTCTTCATGGTGAACGTCGGCACGCTGTGGGCGTTCGCTATAGTGAGCATCGGCGTCGTCGTCCTGCGCTACGTCGCGCCGAACGCTAAACGGCCGTTCAAAGCCCCGGCGGGCGTGCTCGTCGGACTGCTGGGTTTCGGCCTGTGCATCTACATGATGACCGGCCTCGGAACGCCGACGTGGATCCGCTATATCGTCTGGTTCGTCATCGGCATCGCGATATATGCGTGGTACGGCTATCGCCACAGCATGCTGCGCGACAAATCGTTGACGTACGTCGACGAGATCGCCAAGGGCAAAGCGTAG
- a CDS encoding cbb3-type cytochrome c oxidase subunit I, with the protein MIADRVRSQNRLILAHVYVATAALCVGAIFGLLQGMSRARWTTPPPWFDYYRMLTAHGVLMALVFTTFFICGICTFMTQRAIPRERSLVLGWTGFAVMLAGTLAAAYEILAGNATVLYTFYAPLKASPIFYIGATLLVVGTWLVAADILLDVAWFRKNRPGERLPLVVHGAACTFVMWVVATIGVAIEMVFFLIPWSLGWTPTVNVMLTRMLFWYFGHPLVYFWIMGAYLIWYNVVPLFFGGKVFSDALTRLVFVMLVLLSTPVGIHHEFMEPGISAGWKWLHTMTTYGVVIPSIITAFSIFAAFELAAQRKGTKGFIATIRGLPWGDPAFSGPALGMILFIFGGFGGIVNASYSMDALVHNTMWIVGHFHITVGGPVALTFVGCAYWLVPRLTGRRLWAPKLALAQTYAWFIGMAIMSTAMHYAGLLGSPRRTEDVSYFGSAVAQSWMPEMNAAAVGGTILFVSIIMFVAVAVGTLFTRKEQFPEVVFAEVEPTAQPTPAALDGMGRWAVLAVILAVLAYVGPLRELLAQHIYGAPGMRTW; encoded by the coding sequence ATGATCGCCGATCGCGTCAGAAGCCAAAACCGTCTCATTCTCGCGCACGTCTACGTCGCGACTGCCGCATTGTGCGTCGGCGCGATCTTCGGTCTTCTTCAGGGCATGTCACGTGCCAGGTGGACCACGCCGCCCCCTTGGTTCGACTATTACCGGATGCTCACCGCGCACGGCGTGTTGATGGCGCTCGTCTTCACGACCTTTTTCATCTGCGGCATCTGCACGTTCATGACGCAGCGTGCCATACCTCGCGAGCGTTCGCTCGTGCTCGGCTGGACGGGCTTCGCGGTCATGCTGGCAGGCACGCTTGCAGCGGCCTACGAGATCCTCGCCGGCAACGCGACCGTGCTCTACACGTTCTACGCGCCGCTCAAGGCGAGCCCGATATTCTACATCGGCGCGACGCTGCTCGTCGTTGGAACATGGCTGGTCGCGGCTGATATACTCCTCGACGTCGCATGGTTCCGCAAGAACCGGCCCGGCGAGCGTCTCCCGCTCGTCGTGCACGGGGCTGCATGCACGTTCGTCATGTGGGTCGTTGCGACGATCGGCGTCGCGATCGAGATGGTATTCTTTCTCATCCCCTGGTCGCTCGGCTGGACCCCGACCGTCAACGTCATGCTCACCCGCATGCTGTTCTGGTATTTCGGGCACCCGCTCGTCTATTTCTGGATCATGGGCGCGTACCTCATCTGGTACAACGTCGTGCCGCTCTTCTTCGGCGGTAAGGTGTTCAGCGACGCGCTCACGCGCCTCGTCTTCGTCATGCTCGTCTTGCTGTCGACCCCCGTCGGCATCCACCACGAGTTCATGGAGCCGGGCATCTCAGCGGGTTGGAAGTGGCTCCACACGATGACGACGTACGGGGTCGTCATCCCGTCGATCATCACCGCGTTCTCGATATTCGCCGCGTTCGAGCTCGCGGCGCAGCGCAAGGGCACGAAGGGGTTCATCGCGACGATCCGCGGCTTGCCGTGGGGCGATCCGGCGTTCTCGGGCCCGGCACTCGGCATGATCCTGTTTATCTTCGGCGGCTTCGGAGGCATCGTCAACGCGTCGTACAGCATGGATGCGCTCGTCCACAATACGATGTGGATCGTCGGGCACTTCCACATCACCGTCGGCGGGCCGGTGGCGCTCACGTTCGTCGGTTGCGCGTACTGGCTCGTGCCGCGACTCACCGGTCGCAGGCTATGGGCGCCGAAGCTCGCTCTCGCCCAGACGTATGCGTGGTTCATCGGCATGGCGATCATGTCGACCGCCATGCACTACGCCGGGCTGCTCGGCTCGCCGCGCCGCACCGAAGATGTATCATATTTTGGGTCCGCCGTCGCCCAATCGTGGATGCCCGAGATGAATGCCGCCGCTGTCGGCGGCACGATCCTCTTCGTCAGCATCATCATGTTCGTCGCCGTCGCCGTCGGCACGCTCTTCACGCGAAAAGAGCAATTTCCGGAGGTCGTCTTCGCCGAGGTGGAACCGACGGCGCAGCCCACCCCGGCGGCGCTCGACGGAATGGGTCGCTGGGCTGTTTTGGCTGTGATCCTCGCCGTTCTAGCGTACGTCGGGCCTTTAAGGGAACTGCTCGCGCAGCACATCTACGGCGCGCCCGGCATGCGGACGTGGTAG
- a CDS encoding DoxX family protein, which yields MTTALLIARLLLGGALFAHGAQKLFGWFGGYGIKGTGGFMESIGFRPGTLFAAAAGLGEVGGGLLTALGLGGPIGPALIIMVMIVAILSVHAPKGFWASNGGYELNTMNIAAALILAFVGFGGFSLDAAFGISNIWSDDARWLVVGVAILFGLGNMAVRRTSQTTQTTA from the coding sequence ATGACTACGGCACTACTAATCGCCCGGCTGCTCTTAGGCGGAGCATTGTTCGCGCACGGCGCGCAGAAACTCTTCGGTTGGTTCGGTGGCTACGGTATCAAAGGCACGGGCGGCTTCATGGAATCGATCGGCTTCCGGCCTGGCACGCTCTTCGCGGCGGCAGCTGGGCTCGGCGAAGTCGGCGGCGGCCTCTTGACCGCTCTCGGCCTCGGCGGCCCGATCGGTCCGGCGCTCATCATCATGGTGATGATCGTGGCGATCCTATCGGTTCACGCACCCAAGGGCTTCTGGGCTTCGAACGGCGGCTACGAGCTCAACACGATGAACATCGCGGCTGCGCTCATCTTGGCCTTCGTCGGATTCGGCGGCTTCTCGCTCGATGCGGCCTTCGGCATCAGCAACATCTGGAGCGATGACGCCCGCTGGCTCGTCGTCGGCGTAGCGATCCTGTTCGGGCTCGGCAACATGGCCGTGCGCCGGACCTCGCAGACGACGCAAACGACGGCGTAA
- a CDS encoding response regulator transcription factor — MSSQSGADQRRRKILVVDDEQQIVEVLEKYLTDEGFDVRTAFDGARAVELQQLELPDLIVLDLKMPVMHGFDVFREIRSRSDVPIIMLTSRGEEVDRVVGLELGADDYIAKPFSPREVVARVKTVLRRSGDAAAAPRSNAQAASESPIRIGDLEIDSAEHEVRLHGQPVHLTPTEFRILEVLFTSPGRTFTRTQLLDQVKGDDLEIFDRTLDRHIANLRHKMEEDPTKPRYVVTVFGVGYKLSKTP; from the coding sequence ATGAGTTCCCAATCCGGCGCGGATCAACGACGGCGGAAAATCCTCGTCGTCGACGATGAGCAGCAGATCGTCGAAGTCCTCGAGAAATATCTGACGGACGAGGGTTTTGACGTTCGCACCGCTTTCGACGGCGCGCGCGCGGTCGAACTTCAGCAGCTCGAACTACCGGATCTGATCGTCCTCGATCTGAAGATGCCGGTAATGCATGGGTTCGACGTGTTTCGGGAGATCCGTTCGCGTTCCGACGTTCCGATCATCATGCTTACGTCGCGCGGCGAAGAAGTTGACCGGGTCGTAGGACTCGAACTTGGCGCCGACGACTATATCGCTAAGCCTTTCAGCCCTCGAGAAGTGGTCGCCCGAGTCAAGACGGTGCTGCGCCGGTCCGGCGATGCTGCGGCGGCTCCGCGTTCGAACGCACAGGCCGCGTCGGAATCGCCTATCCGCATCGGCGATCTTGAGATCGACTCGGCGGAACATGAGGTGCGGCTGCACGGTCAACCCGTTCACCTGACCCCGACGGAATTCCGGATCCTCGAAGTGCTCTTCACGAGCCCGGGTCGCACGTTCACGCGTACGCAGCTGCTCGATCAAGTGAAGGGCGACGACCTCGAGATATTCGACCGTACGCTCGACCGCCACATCGCGAATCTCCGGCATAAGATGGAGGAGGATCCGACGAAACCGCGCTACGTCGTCACGGTATTCGGCGTCGGCTACAAACTCTCCAAAACTCCTTGA